In the genome of Dickeya fangzhongdai, one region contains:
- a CDS encoding 1,2-dihydroxy-3-keto-5-methylthiopentene dioxygenase: MSALTIFSDTDARQPVWQSRDAEAIKQQLSAINVRFERWQADRELSASPAAEEVLSAYQHEIDKLVAEKGYQSWDVISMRADNPQKAALRTKFLSEHTHGEDEVRFFVEGAGLFCLHVDGRIFQILCEKNDLLSVPAGIPHWFDMGSEPHFTAIRLFDNPDGWIAHFTGDAIADAYPKLA; the protein is encoded by the coding sequence ATGAGTGCTTTAACCATTTTCAGCGATACGGATGCCCGTCAGCCGGTCTGGCAAAGCCGCGATGCGGAGGCGATTAAACAGCAACTGAGCGCCATCAATGTGCGTTTTGAACGCTGGCAGGCGGATCGTGAACTGAGCGCCAGTCCCGCCGCCGAAGAGGTGCTGTCCGCCTATCAGCATGAGATTGACAAACTGGTGGCGGAAAAAGGTTACCAGAGCTGGGATGTAATCAGCATGCGTGCCGACAACCCGCAGAAAGCGGCGCTGCGCACCAAGTTTCTGTCGGAACACACCCACGGCGAAGATGAAGTGCGTTTCTTTGTCGAAGGCGCCGGGCTGTTTTGCCTGCACGTAGACGGCCGGATTTTCCAGATCCTGTGCGAAAAGAATGACCTGCTGTCGGTGCCCGCCGGTATTCCGCACTGGTTCGACATGGGATCCGAGCCGCATTTCACCGCCATTCGCCTGTTCGACAATCCGGATGGTTGGATTGCCCACTTCACCGGCGATGCCATCGCCGATGCCTATCCGAAACTGGCGTAA
- the mtnC gene encoding acireductone synthase gives MIKAIVTDIEGTTSDIRFVHNVLFPYARARLADVVALADRDPEITGALTVLRQELEQPDASPAQLLAALNQFMDEDRKSPALKLLQGIIWRSGYRNGDFRGHVYDDVAPQLRGWREQGIALYVYSSGSVEAQHLLFGHSDAGDLRPLFSDYFDTRVGAKRETASYQNIARAIGLPAGALLFLSDIRQELDAAEQAGWHTCQLIRDDADTDSRHRQVNRFDQIDLNAYQAN, from the coding sequence ATGATCAAAGCGATTGTCACCGATATTGAAGGCACCACCAGCGATATTCGCTTTGTCCACAACGTGCTGTTCCCGTACGCCCGCGCAAGGCTGGCCGATGTGGTAGCGCTGGCGGACCGTGACCCGGAGATTACGGGCGCGCTGACGGTGCTGCGTCAGGAACTGGAGCAGCCGGACGCTTCGCCCGCGCAACTGCTGGCCGCACTCAACCAGTTTATGGATGAAGATCGCAAATCGCCGGCGCTGAAGTTGTTACAGGGCATCATCTGGCGCAGCGGCTACCGTAACGGCGATTTTCGCGGCCATGTCTATGACGACGTAGCGCCGCAACTGCGCGGCTGGCGCGAGCAGGGCATCGCGCTGTATGTCTACTCGTCCGGTTCGGTGGAAGCACAGCATCTGTTGTTTGGTCACAGCGACGCCGGCGATTTGCGGCCGCTGTTCAGCGACTATTTCGACACCCGCGTCGGCGCCAAGCGCGAGACGGCGTCGTACCAGAACATCGCCCGCGCTATCGGGTTGCCCGCCGGTGCGTTGCTGTTCCTGTCCGATATTCGTCAGGAACTGGACGCCGCCGAACAGGCGGGCTGGCATACCTGCCAGTTGATCCGTGACGACGCGGATACCGACAGTCGTCATCGTCAGGTAAACCGTTTTGATCAGATCGATCTGAATGCCTATCAGGCCAACTAA
- a CDS encoding methylthioribulose 1-phosphate dehydratase, with the protein MSDTSQLAALVAACHWIGEKGWCPATGGNMSVRLDERQCLITESGKDKGSLREDDFLLVDIATNHVPSGRTPSAETGLHTLLYRLSPATGAVLHTHSVNATVLSRVEKSDALVLQGYEMQKSLSGQRTHLDQVAIPIFDNDQDIPALAERVAARHEAAPLRYGFLVRGHGLYCWGNDVKEARRHLEGLEFLFQCELQRRLLEAK; encoded by the coding sequence ATGAGTGATACTTCACAACTGGCCGCGCTGGTGGCGGCCTGCCACTGGATCGGCGAGAAAGGCTGGTGCCCGGCGACGGGCGGCAACATGTCCGTTCGCCTTGATGAACGGCAGTGTCTGATTACCGAATCCGGCAAGGATAAAGGCAGCCTGCGCGAAGACGATTTTCTGCTGGTCGATATCGCCACTAATCATGTGCCGAGCGGCCGTACGCCATCGGCGGAGACCGGGCTGCATACGCTGCTCTACCGCTTATCTCCGGCAACAGGCGCGGTGTTGCATACCCATTCGGTCAACGCCACGGTATTGTCGCGGGTGGAAAAAAGCGACGCGCTGGTGCTGCAAGGGTATGAAATGCAGAAATCGCTGAGCGGTCAGCGTACCCATCTGGATCAGGTGGCGATCCCGATTTTCGACAACGATCAGGATATTCCGGCGTTGGCGGAGCGGGTGGCGGCCCGTCATGAGGCGGCGCCGCTGCGCTACGGTTTTCTGGTGCGCGGGCACGGCCTTTATTGCTGGGGCAATGACGTTAAAGAGGCTCGTCGTCATCTGGAAGGGCTGGAATTCCTGTTCCAGTGCGAACTGCAACGACGTTTACTGGAGGCTAAATGA
- a CDS encoding pyridoxal phosphate-dependent aminotransferase: protein MSAALIPDSKLPSLGTTIFTQMSALAQQHRAINLSQGFPDFDGPDYLKQRLAYHVSQGANQYAPMTGVAPLRHAIAEKTATLYGWQPDADSEVTVTAGATEALFAAISALVRPGDEVVCFDPSYDSYAPAVQLAGGVLKRIALQPPAFRVDWAAFGALLSDRTRLVIVNTPHNPSATVWQQEDFRQLWQAIASRHIYVLSDEVYEHICFAADGHASVLAHPELRQRAIAVSSFGKTYHMTGWKVGYCVAPAALSAEVRKVHQYLTFSVNTPAQLAIADMLQHQPQHWRELPDFYRAKRDRFVNALAASRLDILPCEGTYFLLADYRAISSQDDVSFCRWLTEHVGVAAIPLSVFCAAPFPHTLIRLCFAKQESTLDAAAERLCQL, encoded by the coding sequence ATGAGCGCCGCACTGATCCCCGACAGTAAACTCCCTTCCCTCGGCACCACCATTTTTACCCAGATGAGCGCGTTGGCGCAGCAGCATCGGGCGATCAACCTGTCGCAAGGCTTCCCGGATTTTGACGGCCCGGACTACCTGAAACAGCGTCTGGCTTATCACGTCAGTCAGGGCGCCAATCAGTACGCGCCGATGACCGGCGTAGCGCCGTTGCGCCACGCGATTGCGGAAAAGACCGCGACGCTGTATGGCTGGCAGCCGGACGCCGATAGCGAGGTCACGGTCACCGCCGGCGCCACCGAGGCGTTGTTCGCCGCCATCAGCGCGCTGGTGCGGCCCGGCGACGAAGTTGTCTGCTTCGATCCCAGCTACGACAGTTACGCCCCGGCGGTGCAACTGGCCGGCGGCGTACTGAAGCGGATCGCCCTGCAGCCGCCGGCGTTTCGCGTCGACTGGGCCGCTTTCGGCGCTTTGCTGAGCGATCGCACCCGGCTGGTGATCGTCAACACGCCGCACAATCCATCCGCCACCGTCTGGCAGCAGGAGGATTTCCGCCAGCTCTGGCAGGCCATCGCCAGTCGCCACATCTATGTGCTGAGCGATGAAGTGTACGAGCACATTTGTTTCGCCGCCGACGGGCACGCCAGCGTACTGGCGCATCCGGAACTGCGCCAGCGGGCGATTGCCGTGTCCTCCTTCGGCAAAACGTATCATATGACCGGCTGGAAAGTAGGTTATTGCGTCGCGCCGGCGGCGCTCAGCGCCGAGGTGCGCAAGGTTCATCAGTACCTGACGTTTTCCGTCAATACGCCGGCGCAGTTGGCGATTGCCGATATGCTGCAACACCAGCCGCAGCACTGGCGCGAACTGCCCGACTTCTATCGCGCCAAACGCGACCGGTTCGTTAACGCGCTGGCCGCCAGCCGGCTGGATATTCTGCCCTGCGAAGGCACCTACTTCCTGCTGGCGGACTACCGCGCCATTTCCAGCCAGGATGACGTCAGTTTCTGCCGCTGGCTGACCGAGCACGTCGGCGTGGCGGCGATTCCGCTGTCCGTTTTCTGCGCAGCCCCCTTCCCTCATACGCTGATTCGGTTATGCTTTGCCAAACAGGAATCAACCCTGGATGCTGCCGCGGAGCGCTTATGTCAACTTTAA
- a CDS encoding amidohydrolase — MSTLKVTLLQQPLVWMDGPANLSHFDGLLGEITDRDLIVLPEMFTTGFAMEAAKNSLEQSVVEAWLKQWAQRSNALVGGSVAVQTGKGAVNRFLLADPQGRVYQYDKRHLFRMAGEHEYYQSGQTREIVEWRGWRILPLICYDLRFPVWSRNRQDYDLALYVANWPAPRALHWKTLLAARAIENQAYVAGCNRVGIDGNGHSYQGDSLIIDAQGAILASAPEHQPARLDAELSLETLQSYREAFPAWRDADKFGL, encoded by the coding sequence ATGTCAACTTTAAAGGTCACCCTGTTACAACAACCGCTGGTCTGGATGGACGGCCCCGCCAACCTTAGCCATTTCGACGGTCTGTTAGGCGAGATTACCGACCGCGATCTGATCGTGCTGCCGGAAATGTTCACCACCGGTTTCGCGATGGAAGCGGCCAAAAACAGTCTGGAACAGTCGGTGGTGGAAGCCTGGCTGAAACAGTGGGCGCAGCGCAGCAATGCGCTGGTGGGCGGCAGCGTGGCGGTGCAAACCGGCAAAGGCGCGGTCAACCGCTTTCTGTTGGCCGACCCGCAGGGTCGGGTGTACCAGTACGACAAGCGCCACCTGTTCCGCATGGCGGGCGAGCACGAGTATTACCAGTCCGGCCAGACGCGGGAAATCGTGGAGTGGCGCGGCTGGCGTATTCTGCCGCTGATCTGCTACGACCTGCGTTTCCCGGTGTGGTCCCGCAACCGTCAGGATTACGATCTGGCGTTGTACGTCGCCAACTGGCCGGCGCCGCGCGCGCTGCACTGGAAAACGCTGCTGGCGGCGCGGGCGATTGAAAATCAGGCTTATGTGGCAGGCTGCAACCGCGTCGGCATCGACGGCAACGGCCACAGCTATCAGGGCGACAGCCTGATTATCGACGCACAGGGCGCGATTCTGGCTTCCGCGCCGGAACATCAACCCGCGCGTCTTGACGCCGAACTGTCGCTGGAAACGCTGCAAAGCTACCGTGAAGCCTTCCCGGCCTGGCGCGACGCCGATAAGTTCGGTTTGTAA
- the hpxK gene encoding allantoate amidohydrolase, which translates to MSEVLMESVMTDLDAQTAARRVMARCDRLAAISETAGQLTRVYLSPQHLQANQQAGEWMREAGMRVWQDSVGNICGRYEGCAPGAPALLLGSHLDTVRNAGRYDGMLGVLAAIETVSFLNQRGVRLPVALEVIGFGDEEGTRFDVTLLGSRGLTGTWPDGWLSRPDANGITVAQALAQAGLDPDAIAQAARPAADILAYLELHIEQGPCLEQAGLALGVVTAINGARRLNCTFIGHAGHAGTVPMSQRQDALAAAAAWMTQAEQVTRDSDPYLVATFGTLQCLPGAANVIPGEVRLTLDIRGPDDKPLDALLQRLLTLAHDIAMQRGCAFSAEEYYRIAATRCDDDLQQRLSAAVTQVQGDNLHLPSGAGHDAIAIAECWPVGMLFMRCKGGVSHHPDESVLTDDVALAVQALLLTVLGYR; encoded by the coding sequence ATGAGCGAGGTGCTGATGGAAAGCGTAATGACGGACCTCGACGCGCAGACGGCGGCCCGCCGGGTGATGGCGCGCTGTGATCGGCTGGCGGCCATCAGTGAAACCGCCGGCCAGCTTACCCGGGTTTATCTGTCTCCCCAGCATCTGCAGGCCAACCAGCAGGCGGGCGAGTGGATGCGGGAAGCGGGCATGCGTGTGTGGCAGGACAGCGTCGGCAATATTTGCGGCCGCTATGAAGGCTGTGCGCCGGGCGCGCCGGCGCTGTTGCTGGGATCGCACCTCGACACCGTACGCAACGCCGGCCGTTACGACGGTATGCTGGGGGTGCTGGCGGCGATTGAAACCGTGTCATTTCTGAATCAGCGTGGCGTTCGTTTGCCGGTGGCACTGGAGGTGATCGGTTTTGGCGACGAGGAGGGCACCCGCTTTGACGTCACGCTGCTCGGCAGTCGCGGACTGACCGGCACCTGGCCCGATGGCTGGCTGTCGCGCCCGGACGCCAACGGCATTACCGTCGCGCAGGCGCTGGCGCAGGCCGGGCTGGATCCGGACGCCATCGCACAGGCGGCCCGTCCGGCAGCGGATATTCTGGCCTATCTGGAGTTGCACATCGAGCAGGGGCCGTGTCTGGAACAGGCCGGGCTGGCGCTGGGCGTGGTGACGGCGATCAACGGCGCGCGGCGGCTGAACTGCACCTTTATCGGTCATGCCGGCCATGCCGGTACGGTGCCGATGTCGCAGCGGCAGGACGCGCTGGCGGCAGCGGCGGCGTGGATGACCCAGGCCGAGCAGGTGACGCGCGACAGCGATCCCTATCTGGTGGCGACCTTCGGCACCTTGCAGTGCCTGCCGGGCGCCGCCAACGTGATTCCCGGTGAAGTCAGGCTGACGCTGGATATCCGCGGCCCGGACGACAAACCGCTGGATGCGTTGTTGCAACGGTTGCTGACGCTGGCGCACGACATCGCCATGCAGCGCGGCTGCGCTTTCAGCGCCGAAGAGTATTACCGCATCGCCGCCACTCGTTGCGACGACGATCTGCAACAGCGGCTGTCCGCTGCGGTGACGCAGGTGCAGGGCGATAATTTGCATCTGCCTAGCGGCGCCGGCCATGACGCCATCGCCATCGCCGAATGCTGGCCGGTAGGGATGCTGTTTATGCGTTGCAAGGGCGGCGTCAGCCACCATCCTGACGAGTCGGTGCTGACGGACGATGTAGCGCTGGCGGTGCAGGCGCTGCTGCTGACGGTGTTGGGATACCGATAA
- a CDS encoding pyridoxal-phosphate-dependent aminotransferase family protein codes for MHNDLFAQINPPHRLLMGPGPINADPRVLRAMASQLVGQYDPAMTEYMNQVMALYRQLFRTDNRWTMLVDGTSRAGIEAILVSAIRPGDRVLVPVFGRFGHLLCEIARRCRADVHTIEAPWGEVFTPDQIEDAIKRVKPRLLLTVQGDTSTTMLQPLAELGAICRRHDVLFYTDATASFGGNPLETDAWGLDAVSAGLQKCLGGPSGSSPVTLSPRMEAVIRQRKCVEQGIRTVDHQDGDDEMIYSNYFDLGMIMDYWGPERLNHHTEATSMLFAARECARVILEEGLDASIARHQLHGNALLAGIEGMGLQPYGDIANKMNNVLGVVIPQGVHGEQVRKLLLEDFAIEIGTSFGPLQGKIWRIGTMGYNARKDCVMQTLTALEAVLNHLGFRSAQGAALQAAWDVYAAARAPA; via the coding sequence TCAATCCGCCCCATCGCCTGCTGATGGGGCCCGGCCCGATCAATGCCGACCCGCGCGTACTGCGCGCGATGGCCAGCCAACTGGTCGGGCAGTATGACCCGGCGATGACCGAGTACATGAATCAGGTGATGGCGTTGTATCGCCAGCTGTTCCGCACCGACAACCGCTGGACGATGCTGGTGGACGGCACGTCCCGCGCCGGTATCGAGGCGATTCTGGTCTCGGCGATCCGCCCCGGCGATCGCGTATTGGTGCCGGTGTTCGGCCGCTTCGGCCATCTGCTGTGCGAGATTGCCCGCCGCTGCCGCGCCGATGTGCACACCATCGAAGCGCCGTGGGGCGAGGTGTTCACGCCGGACCAGATCGAAGACGCCATTAAACGGGTGAAACCGCGTCTGCTGCTCACCGTACAGGGCGATACCTCCACCACCATGTTGCAGCCGCTGGCGGAGCTGGGCGCTATCTGCCGTCGTCATGACGTGCTGTTTTACACCGATGCCACCGCGTCGTTCGGCGGCAACCCGCTGGAAACCGACGCCTGGGGGCTGGATGCGGTCTCCGCCGGGTTGCAGAAATGCCTGGGCGGGCCGTCCGGCAGTTCGCCGGTGACCCTCAGCCCGCGTATGGAGGCGGTGATTCGTCAGCGCAAATGTGTGGAGCAGGGCATCCGCACCGTCGATCATCAGGACGGCGACGACGAAATGATTTATTCCAACTACTTCGACCTCGGCATGATCATGGATTACTGGGGGCCGGAGCGGCTGAACCACCATACCGAGGCCACCAGCATGCTGTTCGCCGCCCGCGAATGCGCCCGCGTTATTCTGGAAGAGGGGCTGGACGCCAGTATCGCCCGCCACCAGTTGCACGGTAATGCGCTGCTGGCCGGCATCGAAGGCATGGGGTTGCAGCCGTACGGCGATATCGCCAACAAGATGAACAACGTGCTGGGCGTGGTGATCCCGCAGGGGGTCCACGGCGAGCAGGTGCGCAAGCTGCTGCTGGAGGATTTCGCCATTGAGATCGGTACCTCGTTCGGGCCGTTGCAGGGCAAGATCTGGCGCATCGGCACCATGGGCTACAACGCCCGCAAAGACTGCGTGATGCAGACGCTGACCGCGCTGGAAGCGGTGTTGAACCACCTTGGCTTCCGTTCCGCGCAGGGTGCGGCGTTGCAGGCCGCCTGGGATGTGTACGCCGCCGCACGGGCGCCGGCATGA